The Helicobacter fennelliae nucleotide sequence GCCTTGAGGTAGATACTGCCACCGGGCGTCTCATAGCAGCCACGCGATTTCATACCCACATAGCGATTTTCGACTAGATCAAGTCGTCCTATGCCATGCTTTGCGCCCAAATCATTAAGCTTTGACCAAAACACCTCAGGTGCTAGCTCTTCACCATTAATGCTTACCCCATCGCCGTTTTTGAACCCAATAGTAATAATTTCACTCTCATTTGGCGCGTCTTTTGGCGATACACTCCACCTCCACATACTCTCTTCAGGGGCGACATTTGGATCTTCGAGAATCTGCCCCTCATAGCTGATATGCAATAAATTTGCGTCCATAGAATATGGCGATTTGTTGGGTTTTTTGTCGATTTGGATTCCGGCATTTTGCGCGTAAGACAAAAGCTTTTCGCGACTATTGAGATCCCATTCTCTCCAAGGCGCGATGACTTTGATATTTGGATCAAGTCCATACGCTCCAATCTCAAAGCGCACTTGATCATTTCCTTTACCTGTCGCACCATGGGCTATCGCATCAGCATTTGTAGCATGCGCTATCTCGACTAAATGCTTTGCAATCAATGGGCGCGCAATGCTTGTGCCTAGCAAATATTCGCCCTCATAAATTGCATTTGCCCGAAACATAGGAAACACAAAATCACGCACAAATTCCCTTCGCAAATCTTTGATAAAAATATTTTCACTTTTTATGCCAAGCTTTTGGGCTTTGAGCCTCGCTGGCTCTAGCTCCTCGCCCTGCCCTATATCTGCTGTAAAGGTAATTACTTCGCAATTATACTTATCACCAAGCCATTTGAGTATCACGCTTGTATCAAGCCCGCCTGAATACGCCAACACAACTTTTTTGATTTTACTCATTGAATGCTCCTTAAAAATTTACTTTAATTATATTAGAATTAGCTAAAAAATGAGGTGTGAATTTGAATACAATCGAATGGTTTGGAATAGGAGTTGCACTTTTGTGCGTGATACTTCTCATCAAAAAATATAAAAAACGTGATTGTGGCTGTGGCTGTGGCTGTGGAAATGACTATCAAGGTAAAAAATGCAAAAAAATCAAATAGTAAAGATTTTGCTTCTTGTGCTTGTTTGTGGTTTTGGCGCGTGCAAGGATTCTGCTTCTAGCACAAAGACATTCAGTATCGCTTGTAGCGATGATGACAAACCACTAAGCTATCAAGAAAATGGCGAACTTAAGGGCTTTGGCATAGAGCTTGCCAAGCTTCTTAATGACACAAATAATAATCTGCAAACTGTTATAAACACTATCAATACACATCAAGAAAGCCTACTTCAAGGACTAGAATCTAAAAAATTTGATGTAATCATCACTCAAATCCCGCCCACAAAGCAACTTCAAGATCAATTCATCATCAGCGCGCATCCTTATTTGTTTTTGACTTTGCAGATCCTTGTGCCAGAATCTAGCCCAATTCACACACTTCAAGACCTCAACCAAAAATCAATCGCAACCCTCATAGCAACCCCACAATCTAAAGCCCTGCAAGAATGGAACGCAAAAGAGGGCAATATCATTGATATTCATTACTATCGCGACAATGCGACTCTTTTTGAGGCATTGCAAAATGGCGCGATTGATGGTGTGGTAGGCGATGCGGCGATGATTAGCGATTATATACAGAATCTAGCGTTGCGGAGTGTTGGTGAGAGTATTGCCAAAGAGCCATTGTATCTCATCTACAAAGACAAAGATGTGGCGTTGGTGGTTGATAAGGCATTAGAGGAGATTATAGATTCTGGGGCATTGCGCGATCTTTCACTTAGGGTTTTTGGCGTGGATAAAACCCAATAACAGCTACAATAAGACATAATTAAGACATGATAATGCAATCAAACCCATCAAATCATCAAATAAATCCCCAAGTAAATTACGCAAAAGAGATTTATCTAGCTGGCGGGTGCTTTTGGGGTGTAGAGGCGTATTTTTCACATTTGCAAGGAGTCAAATACACAAGCGTAGGCTATGCAAACACTAAGATTCCAAACCCAAGCTATGAGCTTGTCTGCACAGGAGCGACAAATGCGACTGAATGCGTGCGTGTTGTGTATGAT carries:
- a CDS encoding argininosuccinate synthase — its product is MSKIKKVVLAYSGGLDTSVILKWLGDKYNCEVITFTADIGQGEELEPARLKAQKLGIKSENIFIKDLRREFVRDFVFPMFRANAIYEGEYLLGTSIARPLIAKHLVEIAHATNADAIAHGATGKGNDQVRFEIGAYGLDPNIKVIAPWREWDLNSREKLLSYAQNAGIQIDKKPNKSPYSMDANLLHISYEGQILEDPNVAPEESMWRWSVSPKDAPNESEIITIGFKNGDGVSINGEELAPEVFWSKLNDLGAKHGIGRLDLVENRYVGMKSRGCYETPGGSIYLKAHRAIESITLDREEAHLKDEIMPKYASLIYNGYWFSPEREALQALINKTQERVEGVVRLELYKGNIMVLGRESKNSLFDAAYSTFEEDSVYDQKDAQGFIKLNALRFIIAGKAKKHK
- a CDS encoding substrate-binding periplasmic protein codes for the protein MQKNQIVKILLLVLVCGFGACKDSASSTKTFSIACSDDDKPLSYQENGELKGFGIELAKLLNDTNNNLQTVINTINTHQESLLQGLESKKFDVIITQIPPTKQLQDQFIISAHPYLFLTLQILVPESSPIHTLQDLNQKSIATLIATPQSKALQEWNAKEGNIIDIHYYRDNATLFEALQNGAIDGVVGDAAMISDYIQNLALRSVGESIAKEPLYLIYKDKDVALVVDKALEEIIDSGALRDLSLRVFGVDKTQ